In Desulfurococcaceae archaeon MEX13E-LK6-19, the genomic window ACCATTTACGAGGTGCCTATAGTCCTCCATAAGCAAGGCTATACAGAATACATAGCTTCTAGGCTAGGGCTAGAATACCGTGACCCAGATCTCGGTAAATGGCTTGAGTTCGTCAACAGGGTAAAGAATCCTACACGAGAAGTAGTCATCGGCATGGTCGGCAAGTACACTAAGATACGTGACAGCTACATCAGTATAATCGAGGCAGTAAAACACGCTGCAGCATGGCTTGGAGTAAAACCTGTGTTCAAGTGGGTTGAGGCAACAGATATCGAGAACAAGAGGATTAGCCTCAGCGTACTAGACGATGTTGATGGAGCAATAATCCTCCCCGGCTTCGGTAAACGAGGCGCGGAAGGCAAGATAGCTGCTATAAAGTATCTACGTGAGAGAGGCAAGCCTATTCTTGGCATATGCTTTGGCATGCAGTTAATGGTTGTTGAAGCAGCCCGCAACATTGTTGGTCTCGATAAAGCTAATAGCACCGAGATAGACCCGAATACACCGCATCCAGTAGTCGATCTGTTGCCGAGTCAGTATCACGTAGAACACCTCGGGGGCTCGATGAGGCTTGGTGCTCAGCCGATAAGACTTGTCCCAGGTAGTCTAGTACACAGCCTCTACAGGAGGGATATCGTCTACGAGAGACATAGGCATAGATACGAAGTCAATCCGAGCTACATAGACAAACTTGAAAGCGGTGGACTCAGGATCACAGGGTGGAGTCCCGAGGGATACCCGGAGTTCCTCGAGATCAAGAACTACGATAGCTTCTACCTTGGATCCCAGCCACACCCAGAGTTCAAGAGCAGACCACTAGCACCGTCTCCTGTATACTATGGTTTTATGAAGGGTGTTTTAGAGTATAGACTTAGAGAAGAACGTGGATAAGAAATGGGTAGGTGTGGTTTGTGAAGAGAAAACCACGTCTCATAATAGCTCTTGACCCTCCACCCGATGTTGACGCCTATAACTGGGCTATAGACATTATAGAGTCTACTAGGGATCTAGTGGCAGGCTATGAAGTCGGGTTAACTCTTCTTGTTAAACTACGTGGACTCGAGGAGCTGAAGGACATAATAAATGCTATGAAGAACGTTGAACTAAAGATCGCTGACTTCAAGCTCGCCGACATATCTGACATGATGCTTCTCGCTGTCGAGCCTCTCGTGAAAATAGGGTTCAACGCTTTTACAGCCCATGCATTCATAGGCTACGACAAAGGCTTGAAAGAGCTCAGCGAGTACCTTGCATCAAACAACGCTAGGCTACTGACTATAGTATCGATGAGCCATCCCGGCGGAGTATCTTTCCTCGATCCTGTGCTCGATAAACTGCTTGGCCTAGCCGTCAGAGCAAACTCATGGGGTATCATAGCACCGGCTACACGCCCCTGGGTTATAAGGAAGGCACGTAGGCTTCTCGAGGACTATGGGTGGAGACACATAAAGATAATATCGCCGGGAATAGGCATCCAGGGAGCCAAGCCCGGGGATGGGCTTCTGGCTGGTGCTGATTACGAGGTTGTAGGCAGACTGA contains:
- a CDS encoding orotidine 5'-phosphate decarboxylase is translated as MKRKPRLIIALDPPPDVDAYNWAIDIIESTRDLVAGYEVGLTLLVKLRGLEELKDIINAMKNVELKIADFKLADISDMMLLAVEPLVKIGFNAFTAHAFIGYDKGLKELSEYLASNNARLLTIVSMSHPGGVSFLDPVLDKLLGLAVRANSWGIIAPATRPWVIRKARRLLEDYGWRHIKIISPGIGIQGAKPGDGLLAGADYEVVGRLITRDIDPRNKAMEVVEIHQRIIERVEEMK
- a CDS encoding CTP synthase codes for the protein MTKYVFITGGVLSGLGKGVVVASTGLLLKSMGYNVTAIKIDPYVNVDAGTMNPYMHGEVFVTEDGGETDLDLGHYERFLGVNLSRKHNITTGQIYWSVIEKERKGVYLGQCVQIIPHITNEIKDRIRDVAKETNADVVLVEIGGTVGDIEGLPFLEAIRQMRIEEGYEDTMFIHVALSPILSTTGEQKTKPVQHSVQELRRIGIQPDALVIRSPRSLEEEARRKIALYSNLPIKAVFSNPDVETIYEVPIVLHKQGYTEYIASRLGLEYRDPDLGKWLEFVNRVKNPTREVVIGMVGKYTKIRDSYISIIEAVKHAAAWLGVKPVFKWVEATDIENKRISLSVLDDVDGAIILPGFGKRGAEGKIAAIKYLRERGKPILGICFGMQLMVVEAARNIVGLDKANSTEIDPNTPHPVVDLLPSQYHVEHLGGSMRLGAQPIRLVPGSLVHSLYRRDIVYERHRHRYEVNPSYIDKLESGGLRITGWSPEGYPEFLEIKNYDSFYLGSQPHPEFKSRPLAPSPVYYGFMKGVLEYRLREERG